A genomic region of Microbacterium schleiferi contains the following coding sequences:
- a CDS encoding ComEC/Rec2 family competence protein, producing the protein MANQSLGWRTARLVPAAAVSWAAAYAVVNQPGLAPMLAGVLAIAAVGGGAVLVVLSRRSEVIQSSGLSRTEQPHTRMGAGTLAALFAVMTVAFAAGAAVALHVALAQPAREAARDAFGDVSRVVEVEATVTGKVEPRPGGQRAFDAVVRLLGPEGEPISGWTDATVRVSRDQLTSELDVGALIRVTGNTRPAYPGDRAVVQVMALETDVREPPTGILRVTADLRQSLVGAAEGLPGGGGGLLPGLAVGDTSAVSVQTDADMKASSLSHLTAVSGANCALVVGIAFGLATVLRTGRRVRVLAGVGALVGFVILVTPEPSVVRAATMAGIAMLAVLLGRTGAGVALLSGAVVLLLLLDPWLSGSLGFALSVAATGALLTLARPLASGLARVMPAPLALALSVPLAAQLACGPLLVLIDPSVPLWGVPANLLAAPAAPVATVLGLAACLCAPIPVLQSGLAALAWIPAAWIAGIADVASSLPFARVPWIAGVLGAAVLALVGVLVALAVALPGPEGLSARIRRGSAILLAGVVTIWGCTVVATTISQRWGIPEDWSILMCDVGQGDAVLVRSDRAIALIDTGHDPALVSACLDRVGVARVDLLVLTHFDKDHVGGSEAVIGRVDTVLHGPTDGIADERLLAELGSAGAQVVSAEQGMTGLLGRARWSVLWPRLGSPFAPGNDSSVTVSIEGGGVPRSLFLGDLSADPQRMLRASIRGGVEVVKVSHHGSADQDPGLYDQIAPRIALIGVGADNTYGHPTALALTMLQGTAIGRTDEDGVVAVVGRVTLCRCGESGRLLSTVADRLSAWPHPVDRVPRSRRSGRCRGVTPGPRRSCWCPAPRMCAPSARLRASATMSAPKTPLSR; encoded by the coding sequence GTGGCGAACCAGAGCCTGGGGTGGCGCACTGCGCGGCTGGTACCGGCGGCCGCGGTGAGCTGGGCGGCAGCGTACGCGGTCGTGAACCAACCTGGTCTGGCGCCCATGCTCGCGGGTGTCCTCGCGATCGCGGCTGTGGGCGGTGGAGCTGTGCTCGTCGTGCTCTCGCGACGGTCTGAGGTCATCCAGAGCTCGGGATTGTCCCGGACAGAGCAGCCGCACACCCGAATGGGCGCCGGAACGCTCGCCGCACTCTTCGCGGTCATGACGGTGGCTTTCGCCGCGGGTGCCGCGGTCGCCCTCCACGTCGCTCTCGCGCAGCCGGCGCGGGAAGCTGCCCGCGACGCATTCGGAGACGTCTCTCGCGTGGTCGAGGTGGAGGCGACGGTTACGGGCAAGGTCGAGCCCCGCCCCGGAGGCCAGCGCGCTTTCGACGCGGTAGTCCGCCTCCTCGGACCGGAGGGAGAACCGATCAGCGGGTGGACCGATGCCACCGTGCGGGTCTCGAGAGACCAGCTGACCTCGGAGCTCGATGTGGGCGCACTCATTCGTGTCACCGGAAACACGCGCCCGGCGTATCCCGGTGATCGCGCTGTCGTGCAGGTCATGGCGCTCGAGACCGACGTCCGTGAGCCTCCGACGGGGATCCTTCGGGTCACCGCAGATCTGCGGCAGTCACTGGTCGGCGCGGCGGAGGGTCTGCCCGGCGGTGGGGGAGGACTCCTTCCCGGGCTGGCGGTCGGCGACACCTCTGCTGTGAGCGTGCAGACGGATGCCGACATGAAGGCGTCCTCGCTCTCGCACCTCACCGCGGTATCGGGCGCCAACTGTGCGCTCGTCGTCGGTATCGCCTTCGGACTTGCAACAGTTCTGCGCACCGGGCGGCGCGTCCGGGTGCTCGCCGGTGTCGGCGCGCTCGTCGGGTTCGTCATCCTCGTCACTCCCGAACCGAGCGTCGTGCGCGCGGCGACGATGGCCGGCATCGCAATGCTCGCCGTTCTGCTGGGACGCACCGGGGCCGGCGTCGCCCTGTTGAGCGGCGCCGTCGTGCTGCTGTTACTCCTGGACCCCTGGTTGTCCGGCTCACTCGGGTTCGCGCTGTCAGTGGCCGCCACCGGTGCGCTGCTTACGCTCGCGCGCCCGCTCGCGTCCGGGTTAGCGCGTGTCATGCCGGCACCGCTCGCGCTCGCCCTCTCGGTGCCGCTCGCGGCGCAACTGGCCTGCGGACCGCTACTGGTTCTGATTGATCCGTCCGTGCCGCTCTGGGGCGTACCGGCGAACCTGCTTGCGGCACCGGCAGCCCCCGTGGCCACGGTGCTGGGACTTGCCGCCTGCCTCTGCGCCCCCATCCCGGTGCTGCAGAGCGGTCTGGCTGCTCTCGCGTGGATTCCTGCAGCGTGGATCGCGGGCATTGCCGATGTCGCGAGTTCGTTGCCGTTTGCACGCGTCCCCTGGATAGCAGGTGTCCTCGGCGCCGCCGTGCTCGCGCTTGTGGGCGTCCTCGTCGCCCTCGCGGTCGCGCTGCCCGGGCCCGAGGGACTATCAGCGCGCATCAGGCGGGGGTCGGCGATTCTGCTCGCGGGGGTCGTGACGATCTGGGGCTGCACAGTCGTGGCGACCACGATCAGTCAACGGTGGGGAATCCCTGAGGACTGGTCGATCCTGATGTGCGACGTGGGCCAGGGGGATGCGGTGCTCGTGCGCAGCGACCGGGCGATTGCGTTGATCGACACCGGTCACGATCCGGCACTGGTGAGTGCGTGCCTGGACCGCGTCGGTGTCGCACGCGTCGACCTGCTCGTGCTCACCCACTTCGACAAGGACCACGTCGGGGGCAGCGAGGCGGTGATCGGACGCGTAGACACCGTGCTGCACGGACCGACCGACGGCATCGCCGACGAGCGTCTGCTGGCAGAGCTCGGCTCCGCGGGGGCGCAGGTGGTGTCGGCTGAACAGGGGATGACGGGACTGCTCGGACGGGCACGCTGGAGCGTGCTCTGGCCACGCCTGGGGTCTCCGTTTGCGCCGGGGAACGACTCGTCGGTGACCGTGAGCATCGAGGGTGGCGGCGTCCCACGCTCGCTCTTCCTCGGCGATCTCTCGGCCGATCCGCAACGGATGCTGCGGGCCAGCATCCGCGGTGGCGTCGAGGTGGTCAAGGTCTCGCACCACGGCAGCGCCGATCAGGACCCCGGGCTGTACGACCAGATCGCGCCGAGGATCGCTCTGATCGGGGTCGGAGCCGACAACACGTACGGTCACCCGACCGCACTGGCGCTGACGATGCTCCAGGGCACGGCGATCGGGCGCACCGACGAAGACGGTGTTGTCGCGGTTGTGGGGAGGGTGACGCTCTGTCGCTGTGGCGAGAGCGGACGGCTCCTGTCGACGGTGGCGGATAGGCTTTCGGCATGGCCGCACCCCGTCGATCGAGTCCCTCGAAGTCGGCGATCAGGCAGGTGCCGTGGCGTGACCCCCGGCCCGCGCCGATCGTGCTGGTGTCCGGCCCCGAGGATGTGTGCGCCGAGCGCGCGATTGCGAGCCTCCGCGACTATGTCCGCGCCGAAGACCCCGCTGTCGAGGTGA
- a CDS encoding ComEA family DNA-binding protein, producing MGGLARDDRRRWGVGAVIVLALGGLAVAVVVGVVRGSVATQSLTPAPVTVASASASLYVHVSGAVHAPGLYVLHPDARVVDAVAAAGGLADDADAAGVNLARPVSDGEQLVVPRVGEAAPVGPAGVAADGRVNLNTADQAALDTLPGVGPAIAGRIIEWRDANGRFASVDDLLSVSGIGPKMLESLRDLVTV from the coding sequence GTGGGTGGGCTTGCGCGCGATGATCGTCGACGGTGGGGCGTTGGTGCGGTCATCGTCCTCGCTCTCGGTGGTCTTGCGGTCGCGGTCGTTGTCGGGGTCGTCCGCGGCTCCGTTGCCACGCAGTCGCTGACGCCCGCGCCTGTGACGGTCGCATCGGCATCCGCCTCGCTCTACGTGCATGTGTCGGGCGCGGTGCACGCGCCGGGACTGTACGTCCTGCATCCGGATGCCCGGGTCGTGGATGCCGTGGCAGCTGCGGGCGGGCTTGCCGACGACGCCGACGCGGCAGGGGTGAATCTTGCGCGCCCCGTCTCAGATGGCGAGCAGCTCGTGGTGCCGCGGGTTGGGGAGGCCGCGCCGGTGGGTCCGGCCGGTGTGGCGGCCGATGGGCGGGTGAATCTGAACACCGCGGATCAGGCGGCGCTCGACACGCTGCCCGGGGTGGGCCCGGCGATCGCCGGTCGCATCATCGAATGGCGGGACGCCAACGGTCGGTTCGCGAGTGTCGATGACCTGCTGTCGGTGTCGGGGATCGGGCCGAAGATGCTCGAGTCTCTTCGTGACCTCGTGACAGTCTGA
- the leuS gene encoding leucine--tRNA ligase: MAPTDTPAAHGPDGGYDPQTIQATWQERWAAADPFRAGGADDTRPRKYVLAMFPYPSGDLHMGHAENYLYSDIVARAWRHRGYNVLNPIGWDSFGLPAENAAIKRGADPKEWTYANIDQQKAGFRSYGVSFDWNRVLHTSDPEYYHWNQWLFQQLFERGLAYRKESPVNWCPVDQTVLANEQVVDGHCERCGAEVVKKKLTQWYFRITDYADRLLDDLNQLEGFWPHKVIQMQRNWIGRSVGADIDFEIEGRAEKVTVFSTRPDTLYGATFMVVAPDSDLAAELASGSSQAVQSDFQAYLETVQKQTEIERQNTDRPKTGVFLDRYAINPINGERLPIWAADYVLADYGHGAVMAVPAHDQRDLDFARAFDLPIRVVVDTTAPATGAIPVIGEDGPIADDADDIESIDPAKTGVALTGEGRLINSGSLDGLSKRNAIARITEQLTAAGTGRASKSYRLRDWLISRQRFWGTPIPMVHTEDGRIVPVPEDQLPVRLPDAHGLDLAPKGTSPLGAVSEWMATTDPETGEAALRDPDTMDTFVDSSWYFLRFLSPGSDTVAFDSAEAQRWAPVDFYIGGVEHAILHLLYARFITKVLFDMGLVDFTEPFSSLINQGMVILGGSKMSKSKGNLVLFHEELATHGADALRVALAFAGPVEDDKDWDDVSTTGAQKFLSRAWRVAQDVTSERDVVWAEGDVALRRITHRLWAEAPGLIEQTKFNVVVARLMELVNAIRKTIDSGAGPADPAVREAAEAVAMVLDLFAPHTAEEMWEALGYEPFVGLAGWRQADPTLLVEDTVTAVVQIDGKVRATLEVSAKIDGADLEALARADERVVRSLAGREITRAIVRAPKVVSFSTH, encoded by the coding sequence ATCGCCCCGACCGACACCCCTGCCGCCCACGGTCCCGACGGCGGGTATGACCCGCAGACGATCCAGGCCACGTGGCAGGAACGGTGGGCTGCTGCGGACCCCTTCCGGGCCGGGGGCGCCGACGATACGCGTCCACGCAAGTATGTGCTTGCGATGTTCCCGTATCCGTCCGGCGATCTGCACATGGGGCACGCCGAGAACTACCTCTACTCCGACATCGTCGCTCGGGCGTGGCGCCACCGCGGCTACAACGTTCTCAACCCGATCGGGTGGGATTCCTTCGGTCTTCCTGCTGAGAACGCCGCCATCAAGCGGGGCGCCGATCCGAAGGAGTGGACGTACGCGAACATCGACCAGCAGAAGGCCGGCTTCCGCTCCTACGGGGTCTCCTTCGACTGGAATCGCGTTCTCCACACGAGCGATCCCGAGTATTACCACTGGAATCAGTGGCTCTTCCAGCAGCTCTTCGAGCGGGGGCTTGCCTACCGCAAAGAGAGCCCGGTCAACTGGTGTCCGGTCGACCAGACGGTGCTCGCCAACGAGCAGGTCGTCGACGGACACTGCGAGCGGTGCGGCGCCGAGGTTGTCAAGAAGAAGCTCACGCAGTGGTACTTCCGCATTACCGACTACGCCGACCGGTTGCTTGACGACCTGAACCAACTTGAGGGGTTCTGGCCACACAAGGTCATCCAGATGCAGCGCAACTGGATCGGTCGCTCCGTGGGCGCCGACATCGATTTCGAGATCGAGGGCCGTGCCGAGAAGGTCACGGTCTTCTCCACCCGCCCCGACACGCTCTACGGCGCGACGTTCATGGTCGTCGCCCCCGACAGTGATCTGGCTGCTGAACTGGCATCCGGGTCGTCGCAGGCGGTCCAGTCGGATTTCCAGGCGTATCTCGAGACCGTCCAGAAGCAAACCGAGATCGAGCGTCAGAACACGGACCGCCCGAAGACCGGTGTGTTCCTGGATCGCTACGCGATCAACCCCATCAACGGTGAGCGGCTGCCGATCTGGGCTGCCGACTACGTGCTGGCCGACTACGGCCACGGTGCGGTGATGGCCGTGCCGGCACACGATCAGCGCGACCTCGATTTCGCGCGAGCGTTCGACCTGCCGATACGCGTCGTCGTGGACACGACGGCGCCGGCGACCGGGGCAATTCCGGTGATCGGCGAGGACGGCCCCATCGCCGACGACGCAGACGACATCGAGTCGATTGATCCGGCAAAGACCGGCGTCGCCCTCACCGGCGAGGGGCGGCTGATCAACTCCGGATCGCTCGACGGTCTGAGCAAGCGCAACGCAATAGCCCGGATCACGGAGCAGCTCACTGCAGCGGGCACGGGCCGTGCCTCCAAGTCGTATCGCCTGCGTGACTGGCTCATCTCACGCCAGCGCTTCTGGGGCACGCCGATCCCCATGGTCCACACCGAGGACGGTCGCATCGTGCCCGTCCCGGAAGATCAGTTGCCTGTGCGTCTTCCCGACGCGCACGGACTGGATCTGGCACCGAAGGGAACCTCACCGCTGGGCGCTGTCTCGGAGTGGATGGCGACCACGGACCCCGAGACCGGCGAAGCCGCCCTCCGTGACCCCGACACGATGGATACGTTCGTCGACAGCTCGTGGTACTTCCTGCGCTTCCTCTCGCCCGGCAGCGACACTGTCGCCTTCGATTCGGCGGAAGCACAGCGGTGGGCGCCGGTCGATTTCTACATCGGCGGTGTCGAGCACGCGATCTTGCACTTGCTTTATGCGCGGTTCATCACCAAGGTCCTCTTCGACATGGGCCTGGTGGACTTCACCGAGCCGTTCTCGAGCCTCATCAATCAGGGCATGGTGATCCTGGGCGGCTCGAAGATGTCCAAGAGCAAGGGCAATCTCGTGCTGTTCCACGAAGAGCTCGCGACGCACGGCGCCGACGCCCTTCGTGTGGCGCTTGCCTTTGCCGGCCCGGTTGAAGACGACAAAGACTGGGATGATGTCTCGACGACGGGCGCCCAGAAGTTCCTCTCACGCGCCTGGCGCGTCGCGCAGGACGTGACCAGCGAACGCGATGTCGTCTGGGCCGAGGGTGACGTCGCGCTGCGGCGCATCACTCATCGGCTGTGGGCCGAGGCGCCGGGCCTCATCGAGCAGACGAAGTTCAACGTCGTCGTGGCGCGGCTCATGGAGCTGGTCAACGCGATCCGCAAGACGATCGACTCGGGCGCCGGGCCCGCGGACCCGGCTGTTCGGGAAGCCGCCGAGGCCGTCGCCATGGTGCTTGACCTGTTCGCCCCCCACACTGCGGAAGAAATGTGGGAAGCGCTCGGCTACGAGCCGTTCGTCGGACTCGCCGGGTGGCGACAGGCCGATCCCACCTTGTTGGTCGAAGACACGGTCACGGCTGTCGTTCAGATCGATGGCAAGGTTCGGGCGACCCTCGAGGTGTCAGCCAAGATCGACGGCGCCGACCTCGAAGCTCTGGCGCGCGCCGACGAGCGGGTGGTGCGTTCGCTCGCCGGCCGCGAGATCACGCGGGCCATCGTTCGGGCTCCCAAGGTCGTCAGCTTCAGCACGCACTGA
- a CDS encoding anthranilate synthase component I family protein, with protein MTTPPSIVPLRSWLDPERVFCGWAECHENAFWLDAGPEAASGRSWVGVGEPVSPDEIDQVTLNGGSGDSAEPSRERGPRPGGWVGWFGYEGGARRAGAPSFPSADGGARWMRVLAVVEFDHATSRVTVFSAAGLPGAAAALLDATALAAELRELPQLGGIADPTPVQASARHDASTYAALIDECREQIRQGNAYQLCLTTRFTVSGAVDAVAAYRRLRRGLSAHHGGFVRISGRTLLSASPEQFLEVERGRVRTHPIKGTRPRSADAGTDADLAADLRSDIKERAENVMIVDLMRNDLSRICQTGTVTVERLFEVESYPAVHQLVSTVAGDLIPGLRVSDLLAATFPAGSMTGAPKLSAMSLLHRLEGAPRGVFAGCFGWISPEGDLDLAMVIRSIVIERDHAYVGAGGGITWLSHPPAEVAEVVVKARGPLAALGASVPQGWVDAGPTA; from the coding sequence GTGACCACGCCGCCGTCGATCGTTCCGCTGAGGTCGTGGCTCGACCCGGAACGGGTCTTCTGCGGCTGGGCCGAGTGCCACGAGAACGCGTTCTGGCTGGATGCCGGACCCGAAGCGGCATCCGGCCGCAGCTGGGTCGGTGTCGGCGAGCCGGTATCTCCCGACGAGATCGATCAGGTCACCCTCAACGGAGGCAGCGGTGATTCCGCCGAGCCATCGCGCGAGCGCGGCCCCCGTCCCGGTGGGTGGGTGGGCTGGTTCGGGTACGAAGGCGGTGCGCGGCGGGCTGGGGCGCCGTCCTTTCCGAGCGCGGATGGGGGAGCGCGGTGGATGCGGGTGCTCGCCGTCGTCGAGTTCGACCACGCGACCTCTCGCGTCACGGTCTTTTCAGCCGCGGGACTGCCCGGCGCGGCCGCCGCGTTGCTGGACGCGACGGCGTTAGCGGCAGAGCTCCGCGAGCTCCCGCAGCTCGGTGGTATTGCGGACCCGACGCCGGTCCAGGCATCCGCGCGCCACGACGCGTCGACGTACGCGGCTCTCATCGACGAATGCCGCGAGCAGATTCGCCAGGGCAACGCCTACCAGCTGTGCCTCACGACGCGATTCACGGTATCGGGGGCTGTCGACGCGGTCGCTGCCTACCGCCGCCTCCGACGGGGGCTCAGCGCTCATCACGGCGGGTTCGTGCGGATCTCTGGTCGCACGCTGCTCAGCGCGAGTCCCGAGCAGTTCCTCGAGGTCGAGCGCGGGCGGGTGCGGACGCATCCGATCAAGGGCACGCGCCCCCGGTCCGCGGATGCCGGAACAGATGCCGACCTTGCCGCGGACCTCCGCTCGGATATCAAGGAGCGGGCCGAGAACGTCATGATCGTCGATCTCATGCGCAACGACCTCTCGCGGATCTGCCAGACCGGGACCGTCACAGTTGAGCGGCTGTTCGAGGTCGAGTCCTATCCGGCAGTGCACCAGCTGGTCAGCACGGTGGCTGGTGACCTCATCCCGGGTCTTCGGGTGTCAGACCTTCTCGCGGCGACCTTCCCCGCCGGAAGTATGACCGGCGCGCCGAAGCTGTCAGCGATGTCGCTCTTGCACCGGCTCGAGGGGGCACCTCGCGGGGTCTTCGCCGGATGCTTCGGCTGGATCTCGCCTGAGGGAGACCTGGATCTGGCGATGGTCATCCGGTCGATCGTCATCGAACGTGACCACGCGTACGTCGGCGCGGGCGGCGGAATCACGTGGCTCTCGCATCCGCCGGCAGAAGTCGCCGAGGTCGTGGTGAAAGCGCGCGGACCGCTCGCAGCTCTCGGGGCGTCAGTTCCGCAGGGTTGGGTCGACGCTGGTCCGACCGCGTGA
- a CDS encoding DedA family protein, whose translation MNEWLTWLLDTVQGVDPVVRTLFAGLAIMLETSVLVGLVVPGDTVVIIAGTAVASPWEGVALGVAVVIGALIGESIGFWLGRFLGPRIRYSRLGARIGERAWIRAELYVSRRGGIAIFLSRFLPVLHSLVPLTVGMTGYAYRRFLAWTAPACILWAAIYVSVSSAAAGTYRDLADSAHYAGYIFVAAIAVFILAIFVGKKVLQRLERRHMETDDESGLTGGAPRNRTVDDMTD comes from the coding sequence ATGAACGAGTGGCTGACGTGGCTGCTGGACACGGTGCAGGGCGTTGATCCCGTGGTCCGCACTCTCTTCGCCGGCCTCGCGATCATGCTGGAAACGAGCGTGCTCGTGGGACTGGTCGTTCCCGGAGACACTGTCGTGATCATCGCCGGCACCGCCGTCGCGAGCCCCTGGGAGGGGGTGGCGCTGGGCGTTGCGGTCGTGATCGGAGCCCTGATCGGCGAGAGCATCGGATTCTGGCTGGGGCGATTCCTGGGTCCACGCATCCGGTATTCACGCCTCGGCGCTCGGATCGGGGAACGCGCGTGGATCCGAGCCGAACTGTATGTCAGCCGGCGCGGCGGCATCGCGATCTTCCTCAGTCGGTTCTTGCCCGTCCTGCACTCCCTCGTGCCGCTGACGGTCGGGATGACGGGATATGCGTACCGACGATTTCTTGCCTGGACGGCGCCCGCCTGCATCCTGTGGGCAGCGATCTATGTCTCGGTTTCCTCGGCAGCGGCGGGAACCTACCGCGACCTCGCCGACAGCGCCCACTACGCGGGCTACATCTTCGTCGCTGCGATCGCCGTCTTCATCCTCGCCATCTTCGTCGGCAAGAAGGTGTTGCAGCGTCTGGAGCGCCGACACATGGAGACGGATGACGAGAGCGGCCTGACCGGTGGGGCTCCGCGGAACCGCACCGTCGATGACATGACAGACTGA
- a CDS encoding App1 family protein produces MLWLARLERRFHTWRERRARARGHTPTVTPFAGYGGDGWIRVLGRVLIVPPRKPRGGGEYESVRGWRSFLAVPVGFARVEITVAGTTHTVTADRGGVVDVVLDVSLDPGWQTFTMTVEGSKAVESRVFVVAPDARFGIVSDVDDTVMVTALPRPLLAAWNSFVVDEHARQPVPGMAVLLERLAREHPGSPVVYLSTGAWNVAPTLVRFMRRHLFPPGALLLTDWGPTHDRWFRSGRAHKEHSLQRLAEEFPDIRWLLVGDDGQHDDAIYTAFASENPGHVAGVAIRRLSPAEAVLAGGRTAVNDHSAAEVPWVTASDGAGLLDRLQAAGVARA; encoded by the coding sequence ATCCTGTGGCTCGCACGGCTTGAGCGTCGCTTCCACACCTGGCGGGAGCGACGCGCCCGTGCGCGCGGGCACACCCCGACCGTCACCCCGTTCGCGGGCTACGGCGGCGACGGCTGGATCCGCGTCCTCGGACGTGTGCTCATCGTTCCGCCACGAAAGCCGCGCGGCGGAGGCGAGTACGAGTCAGTCCGCGGCTGGCGCAGTTTTCTCGCGGTGCCGGTCGGTTTCGCCCGTGTCGAGATCACCGTCGCGGGAACCACCCACACGGTGACGGCCGATCGGGGTGGCGTCGTGGATGTCGTCCTCGACGTTTCGCTCGACCCTGGCTGGCAGACGTTCACCATGACCGTGGAAGGCAGCAAAGCCGTCGAGTCCCGCGTCTTCGTGGTCGCACCCGACGCGCGCTTCGGCATCGTTTCTGATGTCGATGACACCGTCATGGTCACCGCCCTGCCTCGTCCGCTTCTGGCGGCGTGGAACTCCTTCGTTGTCGACGAACACGCCAGACAGCCTGTTCCCGGGATGGCGGTTCTTCTTGAGCGGCTCGCGCGCGAGCATCCGGGCAGCCCCGTCGTCTACCTATCGACCGGGGCGTGGAACGTCGCACCGACACTGGTCCGCTTCATGCGACGGCACCTTTTTCCGCCCGGAGCGCTGCTGTTGACGGACTGGGGCCCCACCCACGACCGCTGGTTCCGAAGCGGTCGTGCTCACAAGGAGCACAGCCTTCAGCGCCTCGCCGAGGAGTTTCCCGACATCCGCTGGTTGCTCGTGGGCGACGACGGGCAGCACGACGACGCGATCTACACCGCGTTCGCCAGTGAGAACCCGGGCCACGTCGCAGGTGTCGCGATTCGCCGCCTCTCCCCCGCCGAGGCTGTCCTCGCCGGTGGCCGGACCGCGGTGAACGACCACTCCGCGGCCGAGGTACCGTGGGTGACCGCATCGGATGGCGCGGGCCTGCTCGACCGACTCCAGGCCGCTGGGGTAGCCCGCGCGTAG
- a CDS encoding SOS response-associated peptidase, translating to MCGRFVVARVGTELVGMLRVDLVGDDVPAPSFNVAPTDKAAIVLDSAKSEPPVRRLEPARWGLVPGWAKDLSIGARAFNARSEELEDKPMFRAALEKRRAIVPVTGYYEWHRTDAGKTPYFIHPAAGDPLLFAGLYEWWKDPSKPTDADDRWVLSFTILTRASSGGLGSIHDRMPVFMDPDHADAWLDPTVDYPRDILDAAVDAAATVADTLEAYPVSAAVGNVRNNSPALIDPVPGPPIP from the coding sequence ATGTGCGGACGTTTCGTGGTGGCACGTGTCGGGACCGAACTCGTCGGGATGCTGCGGGTCGATCTCGTGGGCGATGATGTGCCCGCTCCGTCGTTCAATGTCGCGCCAACCGACAAGGCTGCGATCGTGCTGGATTCAGCGAAGTCCGAACCCCCGGTCAGGCGGCTCGAGCCGGCCCGGTGGGGACTCGTCCCGGGGTGGGCGAAGGACCTGTCGATCGGAGCGCGCGCATTCAATGCACGCTCGGAAGAACTCGAGGACAAGCCGATGTTTCGCGCCGCACTCGAAAAGCGCCGCGCGATCGTCCCCGTAACGGGCTACTACGAATGGCATCGCACCGATGCCGGAAAGACGCCGTACTTCATCCACCCTGCGGCCGGTGACCCGCTACTGTTCGCGGGACTGTACGAGTGGTGGAAGGATCCCTCGAAACCCACGGATGCCGACGATCGGTGGGTGCTGTCGTTCACGATCCTCACTCGCGCGTCATCCGGCGGGCTGGGCTCGATCCATGACCGGATGCCGGTGTTCATGGATCCCGATCATGCTGACGCGTGGCTGGACCCGACGGTCGACTATCCCCGAGACATCCTGGATGCTGCGGTCGACGCTGCAGCCACGGTCGCCGACACCCTGGAGGCGTACCCCGTCAGCGCGGCGGTGGGAAATGTCCGTAACAACTCCCCCGCTCTGATCGACCCCGTGCCTGGGCCGCCGATTCCATAG
- a CDS encoding glycoside hydrolase family 3 N-terminal domain-containing protein, with product MSSERRYRVDAGIRGERSGALTRLTRGSLASAAAAAALLLGALGAAPAADAASPDSGGTQPPAGEVVVMTGTPEDIAARATAAVAAMSLTERAASVIMGHIPTTDPAALRDYMTTTGVGGFILMGANIPGTEDRLREITAALTVDPAVPPLLGIDQEGGDVSRLPWDDFPSSVTLKSEPPEATELAFAGRGALVQRAGISVNFGIVADITEDTGMFIYRRALGTTPESGASHVAAAVSGEEPEALSTLKHFPGHGAAPGDSHRGIPSTTESFDQWRQTDAVPFAAGIDAGAPLLMFGHLAYTSIDDSPATLSSEWHRIAREDLGFDGVAITDDLGMLEASGLLEYQDPVANAVAALAAGNDMLLSVLGTNSQTAARLTEGIVAAVESGALPAERLDEAAVRVMTLRLQTAAAGRGLVPCSSCTPAS from the coding sequence GTGAGTTCGGAACGTCGCTACCGCGTCGACGCGGGAATCCGCGGAGAGCGTTCTGGTGCGCTCACGCGCCTGACGCGCGGGAGTCTCGCTTCGGCGGCGGCGGCCGCTGCTCTCCTGCTGGGGGCTCTGGGAGCCGCTCCGGCTGCGGATGCCGCGAGCCCCGACTCCGGGGGGACGCAACCGCCGGCAGGGGAGGTCGTGGTGATGACTGGTACCCCCGAGGACATTGCGGCGCGCGCCACCGCGGCCGTTGCGGCAATGAGCCTGACGGAGCGCGCCGCGAGTGTGATCATGGGGCACATCCCGACCACCGACCCTGCTGCGCTCCGCGACTACATGACGACCACCGGGGTCGGCGGGTTCATTCTCATGGGCGCGAACATTCCCGGCACCGAGGACCGGTTGCGTGAGATCACCGCGGCACTGACGGTCGATCCTGCCGTCCCGCCGCTCCTGGGTATCGACCAGGAAGGCGGCGACGTCTCGCGCCTCCCGTGGGACGACTTCCCGTCGTCGGTGACCCTGAAGAGTGAGCCGCCCGAGGCCACCGAGCTTGCCTTTGCGGGACGCGGCGCGCTCGTACAGCGAGCGGGCATCTCCGTGAACTTCGGCATCGTCGCCGACATCACCGAAGACACCGGGATGTTCATCTATCGTCGAGCGCTCGGAACCACCCCCGAGAGCGGCGCGTCCCACGTTGCGGCGGCCGTCTCCGGCGAGGAACCCGAAGCTCTCTCGACTCTCAAGCACTTCCCGGGTCATGGCGCGGCACCCGGAGACTCGCACCGGGGCATCCCGTCCACGACCGAGAGCTTCGACCAGTGGCGGCAAACGGATGCCGTCCCTTTCGCCGCGGGAATTGATGCGGGAGCTCCGCTGCTCATGTTCGGTCACCTCGCCTACACGTCGATCGACGACAGTCCGGCGACGCTGTCGAGCGAGTGGCACCGGATCGCGCGGGAGGATCTCGGCTTCGACGGCGTCGCGATCACCGACGACCTCGGGATGCTGGAAGCGTCAGGCCTGCTCGAATATCAGGATCCCGTTGCCAATGCAGTTGCGGCTCTGGCTGCGGGCAACGACATGCTGCTTTCGGTGCTGGGGACGAACTCCCAGACCGCAGCGCGCCTGACGGAGGGCATTGTCGCGGCCGTCGAGTCGGGCGCCCTACCCGCAGAGCGGCTGGACGAGGCCGCGGTGCGTGTGATGACTCTTCGACTGCAGACGGCTGCCGCAGGTCGCGGACTCGTGCCGTGCTCGTCGTGCACGCCCGCGTCGTAA